One part of the Neisseria zalophi genome encodes these proteins:
- a CDS encoding glycine betaine ABC transporter substrate-binding protein codes for MKFLKYLYFVMVLMLTAPFAAAACEDGQTIKLAGLDWESGQFTTAVLNTILQDGYGCQTSTVPGTGTALETALAQNDIQIIAEQWIGRSPVMQKAVDEHKAAVVGDTLKGGATQGWYVPDYVKQEHSDLNSIEDLKKFAYLFPDPEAPQRARFLNCPSGWTCEIANSRLLDNTGLGEVFDNVRPGTGAALDAEITSAYEQKRPILFYYWQPTGLMAKYRFEPLEFPEHNAACWATILDANSQNRCVSGYPVSKLAVAVSTPFMEAHPDLVEMIKRLQFEPDMLNRAILEMSENQRSGEEQAQLFLKQNPHVWQQWVSEEAAGRLSEALGVAAPESSGIFRTWSISDGLNKSLKNTVQKHGEQLRSAGEVTLRILLPLERLLQTVPAWLVILVVGAIGLHATHKWWFALLCMFGFYTIGSFGLWEALMQTIALLTASVLLTMIIGIPVGIFTAYRKRLYQLLSPVLDVMQTMPSFVYLIPVLMLFGIGKVPALFATVVYALAPLIRLTALGIRQVSPQMIEAAIAFGSNRWQLLKWVLLPQAKPSIMAGINQAVMMSLGMVVLASMIGARGLGEYVLQAVQTLNIGQGVEAGAAIVILAIIIDRITQAYGSREKGSRHE; via the coding sequence ATGAAGTTTTTAAAATATTTGTATTTTGTTATGGTGCTGATGCTCACCGCCCCGTTTGCTGCCGCGGCTTGTGAGGATGGGCAAACCATTAAATTGGCCGGCTTGGATTGGGAAAGCGGCCAGTTTACAACGGCGGTTTTGAATACCATTTTGCAAGATGGCTACGGCTGCCAAACTTCTACGGTACCCGGTACGGGCACGGCATTGGAAACGGCATTGGCGCAGAATGATATTCAGATTATTGCCGAGCAATGGATTGGCCGTTCGCCTGTGATGCAAAAAGCGGTTGATGAGCATAAAGCAGCAGTTGTCGGGGATACGCTGAAAGGCGGGGCTACACAGGGATGGTATGTGCCGGACTATGTGAAGCAGGAACATTCTGATTTAAATAGCATAGAAGATTTGAAAAAATTTGCTTATTTGTTCCCCGATCCCGAAGCTCCGCAACGGGCACGCTTTTTAAATTGTCCGTCGGGCTGGACGTGTGAAATTGCCAACAGCCGCCTGCTGGATAACACAGGGTTGGGCGAGGTGTTTGATAATGTCCGTCCCGGCACAGGCGCGGCATTGGATGCAGAGATAACGTCGGCATACGAACAAAAAAGGCCGATTTTGTTTTATTACTGGCAGCCGACCGGCTTAATGGCTAAATACCGTTTCGAACCGCTGGAATTTCCCGAACATAATGCCGCATGTTGGGCGACCATATTAGATGCCAATAGTCAAAACCGTTGTGTATCCGGTTATCCGGTTTCTAAGTTGGCGGTGGCAGTTTCCACACCTTTTATGGAAGCGCATCCCGATTTGGTTGAGATGATTAAGCGGCTGCAATTCGAGCCGGATATGCTTAACCGTGCCATTTTGGAAATGTCTGAAAACCAACGCAGCGGTGAAGAGCAGGCGCAGCTTTTTTTGAAGCAAAACCCCCATGTTTGGCAGCAATGGGTTTCCGAAGAAGCGGCAGGCCGTCTGAGTGAGGCGCTCGGTGTGGCTGCGCCGGAAAGCAGTGGGATTTTCCGTACTTGGTCTATTTCAGACGGCCTGAATAAAAGCTTGAAAAATACCGTACAAAAACACGGTGAACAGCTACGCAGCGCCGGTGAAGTGACTTTACGGATTTTGCTGCCATTGGAACGGTTGTTACAAACTGTTCCCGCATGGTTGGTGATTTTGGTGGTCGGCGCTATCGGGCTGCATGCAACGCATAAATGGTGGTTTGCCTTGTTGTGTATGTTCGGTTTTTATACCATCGGTTCGTTTGGTTTGTGGGAAGCCTTGATGCAGACTATCGCGCTGTTGACGGCATCGGTGTTGCTGACCATGATAATCGGTATTCCGGTCGGTATTTTTACTGCATACCGCAAACGGCTGTACCAATTGCTGTCGCCGGTGTTGGATGTGATGCAGACCATGCCCAGTTTTGTGTATCTGATTCCGGTGTTGATGTTGTTCGGTATCGGTAAAGTGCCGGCGCTGTTTGCGACGGTGGTGTATGCACTGGCTCCGCTTATCCGACTGACTGCACTCGGTATTCGTCAAGTCAGCCCGCAAATGATTGAAGCGGCGATTGCTTTCGGCAGCAACCGTTGGCAGCTGCTCAAATGGGTATTGTTGCCGCAGGCCAAGCCCAGCATTATGGCGGGTATTAATCAGGCGGTGATGATGTCGTTGGGTATGGTGGTGCTGGCGTCTATGATTGGTGCGCGCGGCTTGGGCGAATATGTTTTGCAGGCGGTTCAAACGTTGAATATCGGGCAGGGTGTCGAAGCAGGGGCGGCAATTGTGATTTTGGCGATTATTATCGACCGTATTACGCAGGCTTATGGCAGTAGGGAAAAAGGTAGCCGTCATGAATGA
- the fumC gene encoding class II fumarate hydratase: MNTRTEHDTMGEVEVPSEAYWGAQTQRSRDNFKIGGETLPQPLINAMALVKKAAAYTNSSLGRIEQKQADLIVQAADDVLAGKLNGQFPLVVWQTGSGTQSNMNMNEVLANRANEIAGTGLAAYKPVHPNDHVNHAQSTNDSFPTSIHVAAAIEINRLLIPAVKALRDTLDKKAQEFASIVKIGRTHLQDATPLTLGQEFSGYVSQLDHGLDRLNDALKGLYELPLGGTAVGTGLNSHPEYAVKAAAKLAELSGLPFVTAPNKFEALAGRDASVYASGALKTLAASLNKIANDIRWLSSGPRCGLGEIKIPENEPGSSIMPGKVNPTQCEAMTMVCCQVFGNDVTIGMAGASGNFELNVYMPVIGYNLLQSIRLLGDACNSFNDNCAVGIEPVPEKIDYFLHHSLMLVTALNRQIGYENAAKVAKTAYKNNKSLRETAIELNLLTGEQFDELVKPEDMVAPR; this comes from the coding sequence ATGAATACCCGTACCGAACACGACACGATGGGTGAGGTGGAAGTCCCTTCGGAGGCCTATTGGGGTGCACAGACCCAACGCAGCCGTGATAATTTTAAAATCGGTGGTGAGACTTTACCGCAGCCGTTAATCAATGCCATGGCTTTGGTGAAAAAAGCAGCGGCTTATACCAATTCCTCTTTAGGCCGTATCGAGCAAAAACAGGCGGATTTGATTGTTCAGGCGGCTGATGATGTATTGGCCGGTAAATTAAACGGGCAGTTCCCCTTGGTCGTGTGGCAAACCGGTTCGGGCACACAATCCAATATGAATATGAACGAAGTGTTGGCCAACCGCGCCAATGAAATTGCCGGAACAGGCTTGGCTGCTTACAAACCTGTTCACCCGAATGATCATGTCAACCATGCGCAATCCACCAACGATTCGTTCCCAACCTCTATTCATGTTGCCGCTGCTATTGAAATCAACCGTTTGTTGATTCCAGCCGTTAAAGCTTTGCGTGATACTTTAGACAAAAAAGCTCAAGAGTTCGCATCTATTGTGAAAATCGGCCGTACGCACTTACAAGATGCGACGCCGTTGACTTTGGGGCAAGAGTTTTCAGGTTATGTAAGCCAACTGGATCATGGTTTGGATCGTTTGAATGATGCCTTGAAAGGCTTGTATGAGCTGCCTTTGGGCGGTACGGCTGTCGGCACCGGTTTGAACAGTCATCCGGAGTATGCCGTAAAAGCGGCTGCCAAACTAGCTGAGCTATCCGGTTTGCCGTTTGTGACCGCACCGAATAAATTCGAAGCTTTGGCCGGCCGTGATGCTAGTGTTTACGCTTCGGGCGCACTGAAAACTTTGGCTGCCAGCTTGAATAAAATCGCCAATGATATCCGTTGGTTGTCTAGCGGTCCGCGTTGCGGCTTGGGCGAGATTAAGATTCCTGAAAATGAGCCAGGTTCTTCTATTATGCCGGGTAAAGTGAATCCGACCCAGTGCGAAGCAATGACGATGGTGTGCTGCCAAGTATTCGGTAACGATGTGACTATCGGCATGGCCGGTGCTTCCGGTAACTTCGAGTTGAATGTTTATATGCCTGTTATCGGCTACAACCTGTTGCAATCTATCCGCCTGCTCGGCGATGCCTGCAACAGCTTCAACGACAACTGCGCCGTAGGTATCGAACCAGTACCGGAAAAAATCGACTACTTCCTGCATCATTCATTGATGTTGGTGACTGCATTGAACCGTCAAATCGGTTATGAAAATGCTGCCAAAGTAGCGAAAACCGCTTATAAAAACAACAAGTCTTTGCGTGAAACCGCAATTGAATTGAATTTGCTGACTGGTGAACAGTTTGATGAGTTGGTAAAACCTGAAGATATGGTGGCACCACGCTAA
- the cysE gene encoding serine O-acetyltransferase yields MKKDHLNSQDFDLWQTLRQETEQAVQSEPLLASFLHQTVLRHQSLDSVLAYHLSSKLSSPVMDARALFEMYQQALCCDSNIIEAVKLDLLACYERDPACDEYSLPLLYFKGFHAIQAHRINHWLYNDGRKTLAYFLQNRSSEVFGVDIHPAARFGHGLMLDHATGFVAGETAVLGNNISILHGVTLGGSGKESGDRHPKVGDGVMIGANASILGNIYIGEYAKVGAGSVVVYDVPPHSTVVGVPAKATGKSANNPAKEMDQSMDFIDFMI; encoded by the coding sequence ATGAAAAAAGATCATCTCAACAGCCAAGATTTTGATTTATGGCAAACACTCCGTCAAGAAACCGAGCAAGCTGTCCAGTCCGAGCCGTTGCTGGCCAGCTTCCTACACCAAACCGTATTACGCCACCAATCGCTTGATTCGGTTTTGGCTTATCATTTATCAAGCAAACTTTCCAGCCCGGTTATGGATGCGCGCGCTTTATTTGAAATGTACCAACAGGCATTATGCTGCGACAGCAATATTATCGAGGCTGTCAAACTGGATTTGCTGGCCTGTTATGAGCGCGACCCTGCTTGTGACGAATATTCACTGCCATTGCTGTATTTCAAAGGTTTTCATGCTATTCAGGCGCACCGCATCAACCATTGGCTGTATAACGACGGCCGTAAAACACTGGCTTATTTCCTACAAAACCGCTCATCTGAAGTTTTTGGTGTCGATATCCACCCTGCCGCACGTTTCGGCCACGGTTTGATGCTTGACCATGCGACCGGATTTGTAGCGGGTGAAACCGCCGTGCTTGGCAATAATATTTCTATTCTTCATGGTGTTACCCTTGGTGGTTCGGGCAAAGAAAGCGGCGACCGCCATCCGAAAGTCGGCGATGGTGTGATGATTGGTGCCAATGCTTCGATTTTAGGCAATATCTACATTGGCGAATATGCCAAAGTCGGTGCCGGCAGTGTGGTTGTATATGATGTACCACCGCACAGCACGGTTGTAGGTGTACCAGCCAAAGCAACGGGAAAATCTGCTAACAATCCCGCCAAAGAAATGGATCAAAGTATGGATTTTATTGATTTTATGATTTAA
- a CDS encoding oxidative damage protection protein produces MSRMVYCVKLGKEAPGMKFPPLPNALGKRIFENVSQEAWEAWTRHQTMLINENRLSLADPRAREYLAQQMENYFFGDGTADQAAGYVPQE; encoded by the coding sequence ATGTCTCGTATGGTTTACTGTGTCAAACTGGGCAAAGAAGCCCCCGGCATGAAATTCCCCCCTCTGCCCAATGCATTAGGTAAACGGATTTTTGAAAATGTATCCCAAGAAGCATGGGAAGCTTGGACCCGCCATCAAACCATGCTGATTAATGAAAATCGGTTGAGCTTAGCCGATCCGCGTGCCAGAGAGTATCTTGCCCAGCAAATGGAAAATTACTTTTTTGGAGACGGTACTGCCGACCAGGCAGCAGGCTATGTCCCTCAAGAGTAA
- a CDS encoding Nif3-like dinuclear metal center hexameric protein: MITRQTILDWCSETLQISLFQDYAPNGLQVEGRNEIRKVVTAVTASLAAVNYAVEQKADMLLVHHGLFWKSEPITITGWKKARIETLLKNEINMAGYHLPLDAHPVLGNNAQLAKLMDWETEKRFGEQNLLNSGRLKQPQTLDELCRQLQQKLGRVPTAVGQGNRLVEKIVWCTGGAQGFFQTAIDERADVYLTGEISEAQFHLANETDTAFISAGHHATERYGIRALGDALAAKFDIENVFFDEQNPA; the protein is encoded by the coding sequence ATGATCACGCGACAGACCATATTGGACTGGTGCAGCGAAACTTTACAGATATCGCTATTTCAAGATTATGCACCTAATGGGTTGCAAGTTGAAGGTAGAAACGAAATCCGAAAAGTTGTCACCGCTGTTACCGCTAGTTTGGCTGCGGTTAACTACGCAGTGGAGCAAAAGGCCGATATGTTATTGGTACATCACGGCTTGTTTTGGAAAAGCGAACCCATAACCATTACAGGCTGGAAAAAAGCACGTATTGAAACGTTGCTCAAAAATGAAATCAATATGGCAGGCTATCATCTGCCTTTAGATGCCCATCCGGTGCTCGGCAATAATGCCCAGCTGGCTAAATTGATGGACTGGGAAACAGAAAAACGATTTGGTGAACAGAATTTGTTGAATTCAGGCCGTCTGAAACAGCCGCAAACGCTTGATGAGTTATGCCGACAGCTGCAGCAAAAGCTTGGTCGTGTTCCGACAGCAGTGGGGCAGGGCAACCGTTTGGTAGAAAAGATTGTTTGGTGTACGGGCGGGGCGCAAGGTTTCTTTCAGACGGCCATCGACGAAAGAGCCGATGTGTATCTGACCGGTGAGATTTCTGAGGCGCAATTTCATTTGGCCAATGAAACTGACACCGCTTTTATCAGTGCAGGCCACCATGCCACCGAGCGCTATGGTATTCGTGCATTAGGAGATGCGTTGGCGGCAAAATTTGATATTGAAAATGTATTTTTCGATGAACAAAACCCCGCATAA
- the petA gene encoding ubiquinol-cytochrome c reductase iron-sulfur subunit: MENQEINQSRRRFLTLATAGAGGVAALGVATPFLASFFPSEKAKAAGAPIEVDVSKIEPGQLITAEWQGKPIWVLNRTETQQKDLVSLNGEMVDPNSEVEQQPEYCKNETRSIKPNIFVAIGICTHLGCSPTFRPDVAPADLGPGWKGGFFCPCHGSKFDLAGRVFKGVPAPTNLIIPPYKYLSDTTILVGDDK; the protein is encoded by the coding sequence ATGGAAAATCAAGAAATCAACCAAAGCCGCCGCCGCTTTCTGACGTTGGCGACAGCCGGTGCCGGCGGTGTGGCCGCGCTCGGTGTCGCTACGCCGTTTTTGGCCAGCTTTTTCCCTTCCGAAAAAGCAAAAGCTGCCGGTGCGCCTATCGAAGTAGATGTGAGTAAAATCGAACCCGGACAACTGATTACTGCCGAATGGCAGGGCAAACCGATTTGGGTTCTGAATCGTACTGAAACACAACAAAAAGACTTAGTCAGTCTGAATGGTGAAATGGTCGACCCAAATTCTGAGGTGGAGCAACAGCCGGAATACTGTAAAAACGAAACCCGTTCGATTAAGCCTAATATTTTTGTTGCAATCGGTATTTGTACTCATTTGGGCTGTTCACCCACTTTCCGTCCTGATGTCGCCCCTGCAGACTTGGGCCCGGGCTGGAAAGGTGGCTTTTTCTGCCCGTGTCACGGCTCTAAATTCGATTTGGCCGGCCGTGTTTTCAAAGGTGTACCTGCACCTACCAATCTGATTATTCCACCCTATAAATACTTGAGCGATACCACCATTTTGGTTGGTGACGACAAATAA
- a CDS encoding cytochrome b: MANQTNNEKKSLLGWVDARFPLSSMMKEHVTEYYAPKNFNFWYFFGSLAMLVLVIQIVSGIFLTMNYKPDGNLNEYHLPAAFTAVEYIMRDVSGGWIIRYMHSTGASMFFIVVYLHMFRGLIYGSFKKPRELVWVFGSLIFLALMAEAFMGYLLPWGQMSFWGAQVIINLFAAIPVIGPDLSTWIRGDFNVSDVTLNRFFALHVIAVPLVLVGLVAAHLIALHEVGSNNPDGIEIKKLKDENGIPLDGIPFHPYYTVKDILGVVVFLIVFCAVMFFAPEGGGYFLEAPNFDPANPLKTPAHIAPVWYFTPFYAILRAIPSFFGTQVWGVIGMGAAVVLIALLPWLDRSPVKSVRYRGPIFKVMLVLFIISFIGLGILGAMVATDTRTLVARILSFIYFAFFLGMPFYTKLDKNHPVPERVTMSTGKQKLMFFVYVAITVVGAYLFASNI, encoded by the coding sequence ATGGCAAACCAAACCAATAATGAAAAAAAATCATTGTTAGGCTGGGTGGACGCACGGTTCCCTTTGTCTTCAATGATGAAAGAGCACGTAACCGAGTATTACGCGCCTAAAAACTTTAATTTCTGGTACTTCTTCGGCTCGTTGGCAATGTTGGTGCTCGTTATCCAAATTGTCAGTGGTATCTTCTTAACCATGAACTATAAGCCGGATGGTAATCTGAATGAGTACCATCTGCCTGCCGCATTTACCGCTGTTGAATACATTATGCGAGATGTATCCGGTGGTTGGATTATCCGTTATATGCACTCTACTGGTGCATCTATGTTCTTCATTGTGGTTTATCTGCATATGTTCCGCGGATTGATTTACGGTTCGTTTAAAAAGCCGCGCGAATTGGTGTGGGTATTCGGCTCTCTGATTTTCCTTGCATTGATGGCTGAAGCCTTTATGGGTTATCTGCTGCCTTGGGGGCAAATGTCTTTCTGGGGCGCGCAGGTGATTATTAATCTGTTTGCGGCAATTCCCGTTATCGGTCCTGACTTATCTACATGGATTCGTGGCGACTTCAATGTTTCGGATGTAACCTTAAACCGTTTCTTTGCATTGCATGTGATTGCCGTACCGCTGGTATTGGTAGGCTTGGTTGCCGCCCACCTGATTGCCTTGCATGAAGTAGGTTCAAATAACCCGGATGGCATTGAAATCAAAAAACTCAAAGATGAAAACGGTATTCCGTTAGATGGTATTCCTTTCCATCCTTACTATACGGTTAAAGATATTTTAGGCGTGGTGGTATTCCTGATTGTATTCTGCGCAGTGATGTTCTTTGCGCCGGAAGGTGGGGGCTACTTCCTTGAAGCACCAAACTTTGACCCTGCTAACCCGTTGAAAACACCTGCTCATATTGCACCGGTATGGTACTTCACACCATTCTATGCCATTTTGCGTGCCATTCCTTCTTTCTTCGGTACACAAGTTTGGGGTGTGATCGGTATGGGTGCGGCAGTAGTATTGATTGCCTTATTGCCTTGGCTTGATCGTTCACCGGTTAAATCCGTCCGCTATCGTGGCCCGATTTTCAAAGTGATGCTGGTGTTGTTTATCATCTCTTTCATCGGCTTAGGTATTTTAGGTGCAATGGTTGCAACCGATACCCGAACCCTTGTGGCTCGTATTCTGTCTTTCATTTATTTTGCATTCTTCTTGGGTATGCCGTTCTACACCAAACTGGATAAAAACCATCCGGTTCCGGAACGTGTCACCATGAGTACAGGTAAACAGAA